The nucleotide sequence CCTGACAAGAAATTTGCAGTAGAGGTTTTACCATTTTTTGAATTGCCTCCTTCCCAAACAGTCACCTTGTCAATTTTAATGTTTTTGATTGCTTCTGCTTGTGTTTTTACCAATTCGGGTAATTTATCGGCAATTAAAAGTAGTACAGCATCTTTGGAATTATTACCTGCCGCTTTCACGATTTGATCTAAACCTGCCGCTTGTTTTGTTAATACCTCATATAACCCTTGGGCTTCTGCTTGCGCTTTAAATAAAATAGCATCTGCTTCCCCTTTTGCACGTCTTCTAATTTTTTCAGCCTCAGCTTCTGCATCAATCTCTACTTTACGTTTATCAATTTCAGCTGGAACAATTATGTCTGCCATTTGAGAAGAACGTTCTCTTTCAGCTCTTACTGCTTCTGCTTCTTGCTCAGCAGAATATGACTCTTGTAATGCTTTTGCTGTTTGTACTTTTTCTGATGCAATAGCAACACGCTCGGCTTCAGCTTCTCTTTGACGACGCAAAGAGTCGGAGTTTGCTACTGCAATTTTTGCAGTATTTTCACCTTCTACCGCTTGGGCGTTTGCTGCGGCAACTTGTGTACGTTCATCTTGAACGGCATTGGCCTCACCAATCGAGCCATCCCTTGTTTTTTCCGCTACCGATTTACGCGCAGCATTGATAGCATGTGCAGCAGCCTCTTTACCTAAAGCTTCTATATATCCTGA is from Pontimicrobium sp. SW4 and encodes:
- a CDS encoding SPFH domain-containing protein yields the protein MKSLITQEAFNLGLPMALIFGVLFIFLFLIVLIRRYKRCPSDRILVVYGKVGGGKSAKCIHGGAAFILPVIQDYQFLDLTPISIEVNLVNALSKQNIRVNVPSRFTIGVSTEPGIMQNAAERLLGLGQNEIQELAQEIIFGQLRLVVASMDIEEINSDRDKFLTNISQSVESELKKVGLKLINVNITDIVDESGYIEALGKEAAAHAINAARKSVAEKTRDGSIGEANAVQDERTQVAAANAQAVEGENTAKIAVANSDSLRRQREAEAERVAIASEKVQTAKALQESYSAEQEAEAVRAERERSSQMADIIVPAEIDKRKVEIDAEAEAEKIRRRAKGEADAILFKAQAEAQGLYEVLTKQAAGLDQIVKAAGNNSKDAVLLLIADKLPELVKTQAEAIKNIKIDKVTVWEGGNSKNGKTSTANFLSGMYQSVPPLQEMFNMAGMELPEYLKGKDLKYKEPKTEETSSENQ